One region of Fusobacterium periodonticum 1_1_41FAA genomic DNA includes:
- the nusA gene encoding transcription termination factor NusA yields the protein MKAKDSKIFLEALDELEKEKGISKESVLEAIELALLAAYKKNYGEDENVEVIVDRESGEIKVLASKTVVDADDLLDPNEEISLEDAKEIKKRVKIGDVLKFEVSCDNFRRNAVQNGKQIVIQKVREAEREHIYEKFKERENDIVSGIIRRIDNKKNIFIEIDGIELILPPAEQSYSDIYRVGERIKVFVYNVEKTNKFPKILISRKNEGLLKKLFEIEIPEISAGIIEIKSVAREAGSRAKVAVYSQVPNIDTVGACIGQKGTRIKNIVDELNGERIDIVEWKESMEQFVSAVLSPAVVSSVEILEDGTAKVLVEPSQLSLAIGKNGQNARLAARLTGTRVDIKVLEKEEDDE from the coding sequence ATGAAGGCTAAGGATTCTAAAATTTTCTTAGAAGCTTTGGATGAGCTTGAAAAAGAAAAAGGAATTAGCAAAGAAAGTGTGCTGGAAGCTATAGAGTTAGCACTTTTAGCAGCATACAAAAAAAATTATGGTGAAGATGAAAATGTAGAAGTTATAGTGGATAGAGAGAGTGGAGAAATAAAAGTTCTAGCTAGCAAAACTGTTGTTGATGCTGATGACCTTTTAGATCCAAATGAAGAAATTTCACTAGAAGACGCTAAAGAAATCAAGAAAAGAGTAAAAATTGGAGATGTTCTAAAATTTGAAGTAAGCTGTGATAATTTTAGAAGAAATGCTGTCCAAAATGGAAAACAAATAGTTATCCAGAAGGTCAGAGAAGCTGAGAGAGAACATATCTATGAAAAGTTCAAAGAAAGAGAAAATGATATAGTCAGTGGTATAATAAGAAGAATTGACAATAAAAAGAATATTTTTATTGAAATTGATGGAATAGAATTGATACTACCTCCAGCAGAACAATCTTATTCTGATATCTATAGAGTAGGGGAAAGAATAAAAGTATTTGTATACAATGTTGAAAAGACGAATAAATTCCCTAAAATATTAATCTCAAGAAAGAACGAAGGACTTTTAAAGAAATTGTTTGAAATTGAAATACCTGAAATATCAGCAGGTATTATAGAAATAAAATCTGTAGCTAGAGAAGCAGGATCAAGAGCTAAGGTTGCAGTATATTCTCAAGTACCAAATATCGATACTGTAGGAGCTTGTATAGGACAAAAGGGTACAAGAATAAAGAATATAGTTGATGAATTAAATGGTGAAAGAATAGACATAGTTGAATGGAAAGAATCAATGGAACAATTTGTTTCAGCTGTACTTAGTCCAGCAGTTGTTTCAAGTGTTGAAATCTTAGAAGATGGAACAGCAAAAGTTCTAGTAGAACCATCTCAACTATCATTAGCTATAGGAAAGAATGGACAAAATGCAAGACTTGCTGCTAGATTGACAGGAACAAGAGTTGATATCAAAGTTCTAGAAAAGGAAGAAGATGATGAGTAA
- the rimP gene encoding ribosome maturation factor RimP, translated as MEDNSQIIEKITKIVNPFVEEMNLSLVDVEYLQDGGYWYVRIFIENLNGELSIEDCSKLSSKIEDKVEELIEHKFFLEVSSPGLERALKKLEDYIRFTGEKITLHLKHKLNDKKQFKAVIKEVKGDNIVFLIDKKEVEIEFKEIRKANILFEFNDF; from the coding sequence ATGGAAGATAATAGTCAAATTATAGAAAAAATTACCAAAATTGTTAATCCTTTTGTAGAAGAAATGAACTTATCTCTTGTAGATGTTGAGTACTTACAAGATGGAGGTTATTGGTATGTTAGAATTTTCATTGAAAATTTGAATGGAGAATTGAGCATAGAGGATTGTAGCAAACTAAGTTCTAAGATAGAAGACAAAGTTGAAGAGCTAATAGAACATAAATTTTTCCTTGAAGTATCTTCACCTGGACTAGAAAGAGCATTAAAGAAATTAGAAGATTATATTAGATTTACTGGAGAAAAAATAACTTTACATTTAAAGCATAAATTAAATGATAAAAAACAATTTAAAGCAGTTATTAAAGAAGTAAAAGGCGATAATATAGTATTTTTAATAGATAAAAAAGAAGTAGAAATAGAATTTAAAGAAATAAGAAAAGCTAATATTTTATTTGAATTTAATGATTTTTAA